From the Acetomicrobium sp. S15 = DSM 107314 genome, the window TCGGCCTTTTTAGAGGTCAAAATTAGGCCTGTTTTTGTGACGTAAGAAGGGGTTTTTGGAAGACCCCCGTGTCTTTCGCTCTGACCGGAAATGCCTTTTTTGTTCTGTATGTAACTGTTTGATATGCCGCAGCGTGATCATCCTGGGTAATGCCGATATACCGAAGGGTGATCTCCGGAGTGCTATGCCCGAAAATCTTTTGCAGAACGGCAATGTCTCTCGTTTTACGGTAGAAGTGATATCCGAAAGTCTTTCGCATGGTATGGGTTCCGACCCGCTCCTCGATTCCGCATGCCTCCGCGGCCATTCGCAGGATTTCCCATATCCTTATACGGCCCAGTGCCCTCGTCTCGCCGTTTTCGCCCAGCCTCCGAGAAGGAAACAGCGGTTCCGACAAATCCCATTGCGATATGGGCGAAAGCTGAGATTTGATTACATATTCGAGTTCTGTCCCCTTGATTCGTATGATTCGCTTCCTGTTCGTAATCGTCCTTGCCTTGCCTTTTTTGCGCGTTTTCTGTTCAAGTATCCATATTTCCTTTCTCCACCTGCGCGCTCCGGACTTAAACTCCTCGATAATGTCACCGAACGTCAGCCGACGAAGATCCGAAACGCGAAGACCGGTGTGGATTCCAAACTCGAATAGCAGATAATATACGGGATTCCACCGCCCCAGATACTCCGCAACCGAGACGACATCAGCCCGATTCCTGATCGGCTCGACATATTCCATTGGCAACACCTCTATCAGGCAAGGAGACTAACGACAGGATGGAAGAGCAAAAAATAAAGACCCCCTGCCAAAGCCGGGGATCTTTGAACATTCCGCCACAATACAAGTTTACTCGCAAATCCAATATTAACAACCCCCTTAAGGGTACCATTAAGGGTACCATTAAGGCTATCGTTAAGGGTACCATTAAGACTCTCGTTAAGGGTACCATTAAGACCGTCATCAAAAATTAGCCTACTAATACTCGCCCAACTTCCAGCCGGCCACAGGAGCTAATACCGCAGCTCTGGCAATTGCCCGCGGAACTTCCTGTCTTCGCCGTCGTATAGTGCTTTCGCTCACATTGTGCTTGATCGATAGATTCCGCATTTGCGATTCCTGGAGCCTTGAATGCCCGCGCATCGAATCTATCCAAACCACATGATCGACGAATATCGCCCAGCTTTGCGGGAAGGATTTACGATATTCCTTCGCTGCGGTGACAATTCGCTCCCAACCTCCTGCATAATCAAGGATTTCGTCTATCTTGTCGGCCTTGAAAATCAACGACTCCTGTGGTGCATGGCCTAACGGAGTTAAATCCACTCTCTCGTTTTCTTTTGATTGATCCTGAAATGGCGCTATTATATCAGCCAACTCACTTGATGATGGAGGAGGCACCTCTCCAGAAAGAATTCGCAGGCCCTGAGGATGATAGATAACGACGAATTCGATAATATCCGCAACCTGTCGTATCCTGTTCATGCCTTTATCCCTCACCATCACATGACTTGCCTAAGGCGCCAATCAGGCCCCGTCATGGTAATCCACCTGCAGAGTTCCGCGAGGCGCGAAACTATCCGCCGGCCCATCAGCCCACCATAATGACTCGATATTTCATCAGGGTCAGTTAAATTCGTCGTCACGAATGTCAGCTTCCTGTTTCTCATACGCTGGTCCAGAACTTGAAAAACCCGCTCAGCAACCCATTCATACTTCGTCGATTCAGCCCCGAGATCATCAAGGATCGCCACATCTGCTGCTATTACAACCTCCGCCGGGTCCAATCCGGTTTTGGTCGCAAACCATTTTCTGGAGGCATCTATCAGGTCCGGCAGGCTCACGAAGACTGTATAGCATCCTGCTTCCAGCGCAACTCTCGCGAGGGCCACCTCCAGGTGGCTCTTCCCAACCCCAGGAGGGCCCATAAGCATTAGCCCCTTGAGCGGTAGATTGCCATTCAGGATCCTTTGCCCTATTTCGATCGCGGCTTGGCGGGCCACCTCGGTCCCCTCCGTCTTCTCGAAGCCGTTGATCGTCTTGTCGCTCAGGTTCTCCGGAAGCCTCGCAGCTTTCAGCGCCGCTTTCATTCTCCGTTCGGCATTTGCCGATCTCGCTCTCTTGCACGGCCTGTACGTGAGATATATCCTTCCGCCCGAGGCAGTCGCCACAGGCTGCATCCCTTTGAGCTGACACGCTGCCAGTCCTTTGCATTCCTGACAATATTTCATTTCCCTGTCCAGTCTTATCAGTGCAAACGCATCCGATTCCGAGGGCGCTTTCACCATCTCCGCCGCTTTGGCCATATACGCTGCCAGATCCTGCTTGAGCAGCGATTCTCTTCTGCTGTTCCCACCATTCCCGGTATTGGTCGGGAAGTCGTTCTTTGTCTCGTTTATCGCTATTCCCTCCGGCATCCCTGCACCCTCCTCTCGTCGAAGTTTTCTGGTATTGCAGGCTGTTCAGCAGATATCCCGCCGTCAGTTCGGTCAATGGACGCCCTTTTCGCTTGAAACGCTCCTCCGCCGTAAGGAGTTCTTTTTGCACTCTCGCAGGCGTGTGGAGCTTTTCCAGTTTTCGGAAAGCCATAACCTCATCCCACGAAAGACCGCTCCTGGAGGTCTTGAACAACAGAAGCTCCGCCGTGGGCCTCATGATTTCTGGAACACTTTTAGCATCGTAAGGGGATGTCTCCTCATGGTTAGGTTTCTGTTGTGTTTCAGGCTCGGCCTTTTGGGCGCCGGAAGTGTTAGCTTCCCCCGAAGGGGTAGTATTTATATCTCGTTCATTGGTTATAGTTCTATGGCTATAGTTCTGTGTGTCTGTGTGGCACACCGGGTGTGTCTGTGTGGCACACCCCCCGTGTCCCTGTGACACACCCCCCTTAAGGATATATATTGAGGTTTGCCCTTTCTCGCCACGATATTGATGTTGAATGTATCCTTTATCCTCGAGGGTCCTGAGTGACCGGTGAACGGTCCTATACGAACAACCGGCCCGTTTCATAAGAGCCTTAACCGATGGGTAACAGGTGCGCCCCCTGGTGGACGCGAAAGAACAAAGCGCAGCATAAATAGCCTTGTCATAAACTGAAATAGTCTCATCGGTCATAACGGCAATATCCAGAAAACAAAACCAAAAATCTCGTGAATCTTGGATTTCCACGGTTTCAGACACTGCCTTCACCCCTTTTGTCCCACAGGCGACCATGCTTCACATTGCTTGAAGTGAAAAGGCACTCCGGCCTTTTGGCATTGACCTATCAAAGAGCTTACTCGATCAGGATGCACCTGTCCGGTATCATGACTGGGTTCATTGCCGCACATTACCCAGTCAATAGTCCTAAAATTCGTGATCCAACCAGGGGCGTGATCACCACCGTATCCATCCTTGGCAGGATATTGTCTGGGGTTGAGCCACTCGAAAATATCTATCTCTTCAAACAACGGCTCACAGTACACGAATCGGACCGCAGCGCGAATGTCGAGTAAAATAGGTATCCTGTCATCAGCAGTGCGCTGGTTTTCGATGGTCACGCCCAGCCAAACATTTGGAAAAGCTCGATTGAAAGTATCTGTTTCTGCCTCTAATCGTTCAACGATCCGTTTCATACGTTCCG encodes:
- a CDS encoding tyrosine-type recombinase/integrase; the encoded protein is MEYVEPIRNRADVVSVAEYLGRWNPVYYLLFEFGIHTGLRVSDLRRLTFGDIIEEFKSGARRWRKEIWILEQKTRKKGKARTITNRKRIIRIKGTELEYVIKSQLSPISQWDLSEPLFPSRRLGENGETRALGRIRIWEILRMAAEACGIEERVGTHTMRKTFGYHFYRKTRDIAVLQKIFGHSTPEITLRYIGITQDDHAAAYQTVTYRTKKAFPVRAKDTGVFQKPLLTSQKQA
- a CDS encoding ATP-binding protein, which encodes MPEGIAINETKNDFPTNTGNGGNSRRESLLKQDLAAYMAKAAEMVKAPSESDAFALIRLDREMKYCQECKGLAACQLKGMQPVATASGGRIYLTYRPCKRARSANAERRMKAALKAARLPENLSDKTINGFEKTEGTEVARQAAIEIGQRILNGNLPLKGLMLMGPPGVGKSHLEVALARVALEAGCYTVFVSLPDLIDASRKWFATKTGLDPAEVVIAADVAILDDLGAESTKYEWVAERVFQVLDQRMRNRKLTFVTTNLTDPDEISSHYGGLMGRRIVSRLAELCRWITMTGPDWRLRQVM
- a CDS encoding DUF5131 family protein; its protein translation is MFDNSRIKWIDTIWDPITGCPPALVFREDILDQPLKWNKPGKILVCSMGDLFHEDVPDQWLEAVFSVMHSIECRRHTFMLLTKRPERMKRIVERLEAETDTFNRAFPNVWLGVTIENQRTADDRIPILLDIRAAVRFVYCEPLFEEIDIFEWLNPRQYPAKDGYGGDHAPGWITNFRTIDWVMCGNEPSHDTGQVHPDRVSSLIGQCQKAGVPFHFKQCEAWSPVGQKG